In a single window of the Jaculus jaculus isolate mJacJac1 chromosome 9, mJacJac1.mat.Y.cur, whole genome shotgun sequence genome:
- the Rsad1 gene encoding radical S-adenosyl methionine domain-containing protein 1, mitochondrial: MVLPGLQARRWLSTAATARRRHRTEDTPSPEPPGRRAALYVHWPYCEKRCSYCNFNKYIARGADEAAVRDCLVTEARTLLRLSGVRRVDSVFFGGGTPSLASPHTVAAVLEAVAQAAHLPADTEVTLEANPTSAPGPKLAAFGTAGINRLSIGLQSLDGTELRLLGRTHSARDALRTLAEARHLFPGRVSVDLMLGLPQQKVGPWLRQLQELLSCCDDHLSLYQLTLERGTTLFAQVQQGVLPAPDPELAAEMYQEGRTVLREAGFRQYEVSNFARNGALSTHNWTYWQCGQYLGIGPGAHGRFAPQGPGSHAREARIQTLEPDNWMKEVMLFGHGTRKRTSLGNLELLEEVLAMGLRTDVGVTHQHWQQFEPQMTLWDVFGASKEVKELLEQNLLLLDHRGLRCSWDGLAVLDSLLLTLLPQLQEAWQQRGPPHVPGG, translated from the exons ATGGTTCTCCCGGGGCTGCAGGCCCGCAGATGGCTGAGCACGGCCGCGACGGCTCGGAGGCGCCACCGTACGGAGGACACCCCGAGTCCCGAGCCCCCGGGCCGGCGCGCTGCGCTTTACGTGCAC TGGCCCTATTGCGAGAAGCGCTGCAGCTACTGCAACTTCAATAAGTACATCGCGCGCGGCGCGGACGAGGCGGCCGTGCGGGACTGCCTGGTGACCGAGGCCCGGACGCTGCTGCGTCTCAGCGGGGTGCGAAG GGTGGATTCTGTGTTCTTTGGTGGGGGGACCCCTAGTCTGGCCAGTCCTCACACTGTGGCTGCTGTCCTGGAGGCTGTGGCCCAGGCAGCCCACCTGCCTGCAGACACGGAAGTCACGTTGGAAGCCAATCCCACTTCGGCTCCAGGTCCCAAGCTGGCAGCTTTCGGGACAGCGGGGATCAACAGGTTGTCCATTGGCTTGCAG TCCTTGGATGGTACTGAACTGCGGCTGCTGGGGCGGACACACTCAGCCCGCGACGCACTGAGGACGCTGGCGGAGGCCAGGCACCTCTTCCCTGGACGGGTATCTGTGGACCTAATGTTGGGGCTGCCTCAACAAAAGGTGGGGCCCTGGCTCCGACAGCTGCAGGAACTGCTGAGCTGCTGCGATGACCACCTCTCCCTGTACCAGCTGACCCTGGAGCGGGGCACCACACTCTTCGCCCAGGTGCAACAAGGGGTCCTTCCTGCCCCTGACCCGGAGCTGGCTGCTGAGATGTACCAGGAGGGCAGGACAGTCCTCCGAGAAGCTGGCTTTCGTCAATATGAGGTTTCCAACTTCGCCCGGAAC GGGGCGCTCAGTACCCACAATTGGACTTACTGGCAGTGCGGTCAGTACCTTGGCATTGGGCCTG GGGCACATGGGCGGTTTGCACCCCAGGGGCCTGGCAGTCACGCCCGGGAGGCACGGATCCAGACTCTGGAACCGGATAACTGGATGAAGGAAGTAATGCTGTTTGGTCATGGTACCCGGAAGCGCACCTCCCTGGGCAATCTGGAGCT GCTGGAGGAGGTTCTGGCCATGGGGCTACGCACTGATGTGGGAGTCACTCACCAG CACTGGCAGCAGTTTGAGCCCCAGATGACCCTGTGGGATGTGTTTGGAGCaagcaaggaagtgaaggagctcttaGAACAGAACCTGTTGCTGTTGGACCACAG GGGTCTGCGGTGTTCCTGGGACGGTCTGGCTGTGCTGGATTCTCTGTTGTTGACCCTACTGCCTCAACTCCAAGAGGCTTGGCAACAGAGAGGCCCACCCCATGTGCCAGGAGGATGA